In the Drosophila willistoni isolate 14030-0811.24 chromosome 3R, UCI_dwil_1.1, whole genome shotgun sequence genome, TAAATTGGTGAGGaagaaataatttaattaaaataagttTAATAAGCCGTAAGATATTTTGCAGTGAAAATGTCATCTGGGAGTGAATTAAACAAGCCCGTAAATCCAAATGAATATTTGGATATACCCAAGTGGATTAATGAAGATTACTTTCGACCCATTATTGAGAAAGATGTGGCAAATTTTGCAAGTATTGTTAATTTTACACCTGTTGCAGCAACAGCACCAGGTGAAAATTATTCATCAATTATGGTGCGAGTAGTGGCCGATATATTGCTTAAGGGTATGCatgaaaaaataattcatTATTTGTGGTCTAATACATTCATGACTCTCGTTTTAATTAGATGGCAGCCAAAAGCAAGTGTCTTACATACTAAAAACTATGCTTGAGTCAAAAGCCGAAATTTTCAGTACAACGaatttgttttcgaaagagaagaaaatgtaTGAAGTGCATATACCTCAGttcattaaattatataaagaGGCTGGTGTAGATAACATCGAATTAGCTCCAAAATGTGTGCATATAGAAGTGACTCCGGAAAGAACAACTCTGGTCTTAGAGGACCTAAAACGTCAGAGTTTTCAGAATGTAGATCGACTCAAAGGATTCGATATGCCACATATACGTCGTGTTCTGCACAAGTTGGCCGAATTTCATGCAGCTTCAGCCAAAAATTTCGAACTAAATGGACCCTACGATGAAATCTATGCAGAAAACATCTTCACCGAAACGATTCGACCCCTATTTGTGGACCTTTATAATCATCGTCAAGAACAATATTTCAAGGCAATGCGAACGTGGAATTTGGCCAAGGATGAAATCGAAAAGTATATAGCAAATTATTTAACCGGCGAGGAAAACTTTGATGCATCGGTAAAAGTGTCGCAAGTGGATGAGAATGATTTCAATGTTTTAAACCATGGTGACAGTTGGTCCAATAATTATATGTTCAACTACAAAGCAAACGGGGAAATTAATCGATCTATCTTCGTCGATTTGCAAATGTGCAAATGGGGTAGTCCTGCCAACGATTTGTGGTATATGATTGTTACGTCAGCCTCCCTCGATATTAAAGTCAAAGAGTTTGATCGTTTTATTCAAATCTATCACGAACGTCTGGTCGAATGTTTAAAGATTTTGAAATATGGCAAATATATACCAACACTAAAAGAACTGCACATAATGATGCTGAAATATGGATATTGGGGTAAGTTTTGAACTCAAATTAAAAAAGTGTatacaatttaaaaatgttttgtccCTTGTTTAGGCCCTATAACAGCTAATGGTGTTTTGGCCATCTCCTCCTTACCCACCAACAAGGATGCTAGTATCAAAATGATGGCTGAACCCGGGCCCGAAGGCGACGCATATCGTTATAATATGTATTCTAATTCAATCTATGCCAGGGCCATGGAAATATTGCTACCATTTTTTGAAAGTAAAGGAATTCTAAAGGGGGATTAGCGAATCGATAAATAagatatgtaaatatataagtgtaaatgtaaatgtaaataaattaaagaacCACGATTATCTGAACTTAAAGAAGAACGAGGAAtaccttttttatttttgaatatttagtAAAAATGGATTAGTAGGGCTTTAGTGGACACGCCTCCACTGCTACTGAAGGCAGCActataaaaatgaagtaagtaagtcgtcacGTCGACTTCGGTGTACCATGCACTAAGTGACCATGCCTCTCGCCGTGTCGCTTACTCTTACAAAGCGGCAAGAATTTGAAACAATCTCGATCACCGTAAATATTACACGAGTCTAcgtaccaaatttggtggctccaGCTCTTAAAGTCTCCGAGACCTTGGTGTTTATACGGTCaagaatatgtacatatatactttatgtggtcggacaagcttccttctgcctgttacatatattttggcgACTCTAATATATCATTTCACcttatgggtgcatggtataagcACGATTCAAAGTGCGTACTCATGATTAATCAGAAGTCTCGACGTCATTGTCGAGCTTCTAAAAAAGTTAAATGTTCTTAATGAACTAAACCTTATCACAGAGttctaaataaaaattcgCACGCGCCCAATTGCCCCTAGCATAGGCCAGTCCCGATTAGGCtctagaaaatattttaacattTGCGGCATGACAATTAAAATTCCAATTGTTGACAGAgagaatacatatgtacatatgtacacaatGTACTGCATTGTTATTATTCGTCATACAGTTCAACTGTCTATAgaatttgtaattaatttgtttgtatACAACAGAATTGTTATGCAATATTAGggtaattattttaattaaacttacatatgtacatgctATATTTATATTATGTCAAATAACAAGGAGAAGATTAAGATTTAAAATACTGAGTGGTGTTTAACAATTAGCCTTTCTAGGCAGAAAGTCAATATTTAAGTGGGCAAAGCTTCAAATTTGAGTTCCCTATATAAACATAATGCcctttatatataaaataattttattttacgTAGTGAAGATGAAGCTTTCTTCTTCTCAATATAGTTTCTTTTCATGATTATGTTTATAttgtaatatatttataagtcTTAGACCTAAACTAATGAATGATTACTTTATTTCATGATTTTTCAGTTTAATTGCATAGTAGTCAAAAAAGTTATCAAAAGACCACCTGTGTTTGCCTAAACACTTTAGAATCAAATGATAAGTAATctatttaaaaatatcttaGAAATTCTCTGAAAcacataaattaataaattccGTATATCACATGTTTTTTCATTGTTCATCCTTTGATGTTAAGTTTATTATCtttatgaaaataataaatgcGAAAAATATCCTCTATTTTCTTCCATTAACCCCCCTTTTAGAAATAGAGACAAAAATGGGGTTTGAAATCGATAATTACATCGTAATGCACTGGGCAGTTTAGTCTATATATGAGCatctatttatttatgtacatacatttctATTATATTATACTAGCTTTAGATTAAACGAATCAAAAGGAAATGCAATACAAATTGTCACAAATTGATTCGAACTTGATCTTTTGATCGTTTCCGTTTATTTGAACTTTGAATTGCTATTGAAATTGTAATTGTAGTCAAACTGGTATTCTATTAGACGCAAAGAATTCatgaacaaaatgaaaacttgggcagttttcaaatttattttaaaacgaCAAGTGTATTTGCCTTGCCTTACTATGGCATGTTCAAATGAAATCCTCTTATTATATAAATGGAAACCATAAAAATTATTGGGTAATTATTAAAGTTGTCTGATAATGCATTCTCAATcagaaaaaaattggaaaaattgGATTTTAGAACCATAACGTGGTGGAAAATGACTTATATTTGTGAATTTTTTTGGGTTTGCCACAATCATTTCGTAAAGTCTGTTTCGATTTGATCAGCCAAACGAAGCATAATTTAGCTCGTAACCAGTTTGCGCTGATAGCACGACGTTGTCGACCAATAAACGAGAATAGaaatgcaaaaaagaaaaaaaaaacgacgaTTCGTAGACACCCTATATTAATAGGGGCTTAACACAAACATAAGAAACCCAAACATTGCAAACTCTTATAGTCATATAATTACTCCAATGTCATTAATATTAAGTGATCTATTTGAGTCTTCTTTAATTGTAATCATGGTTAATTGAAAGTGGCAACATACCGTTTGATCAAATGTTTGCAGGTTACAATCATTTTTAGTTATCAGTTAGACTTTGCTTGTATGGGCATTTATTCATCGGGGAGAGGTGAGGGCTATGGATTCATAGTATATTTAAACTAATGTCTGATGGGACTTTGGAGACAAAAGGTTCAGTATTTGTTTGCCAGTCATAACTGCCGGACATAACACGGTTACGGGTCGCATCGTTAAGATATACggaaactaataaaataaaaataaaattgtttgtgttttgttggtcagttaaaaaaaatttaagtgaAAGTAAATATAAAGACTAAACATTTGAGCAAATATTCTGAGaataaaaaatacttaaatataatttctCCTCATTCGCAGTTAAAATGTCACCTAATACTAAGTCAGAAAAGCCTCAAAATCCAAATGAGTTTCTTCAGATTCCCAAATGGATAAATGAAGATTATTTTCGCCCCATTGTTGAAAAAGATGTAAGCAATTTCGCGAGTATAGTGAACTTTACACCTGTCGCTGCAACACAGCCAGGTGAAAACTACACTTCAATAATGGTGCGAGTTTATGTCGATGTATTGTTGAAGGGTAAGTGCCTATATTAATAGTTAAATTGGGGAAACTTAATAGAAGGCTATATGTTATCTATCTCTATTTCACATTTAGATGGCAGTCAAGAACAAGTATCTTATATACTAAAAACCATGCTTGAGTCAAGTGTGGGAAGCGAAATGGTCAATGACATGGGATTATTTCCCaaagagaagaaaatgtaTGAAGTGCATATACCTCAGTTCATGAAATTATATAAAGAGGCTGGTGTAGATAACATCGAATTAGCTCCAAAATGTGTCCACATTGAGGAGACACCGGAGAGAACAACTCTGGTCCTGGAAGACTTGACGCGGCAGGGTTTCAAGAATGTGGATCGACTCAAAGGATTCGATATGCCACATATACGTCGTGTCCTACACAAATTGGCCGAATTTCATGCTGCTTCAGCTAGAAATTTCGAATTAAATGGACCTTATGATGAAATCTTTCTATCTTCCATATATACGGAAAAAAGTaaaccaatttttattaacatAGGAAAAATGCGTACACCACAATTTCATGCGGCAATACGATCTTGGAATATACCTGAAGAGGATGCGGAGAGGTATATAAAGCAAATGTCGACAGAAGAAGCAGCGTTTGAAGGAGCCATTAAAGTGGCAAAAGTGGATGAAAATGAGTTTAATGTGTTAAATCATGGCGACAGTTGGTCCAACAATTATATGTTCAACTACAAAGCAAACAGGGAAATTAATCGATCTATTTTCGTCGATTTGCAAATGTGCAAATGGGGAAGTCCTGCCCAAGATTTATGGTATATGCTTGTTACGTCCGCCTCCCTCGATATTAAAGTCAAAGAGTTTGATCGTTTTATTCAAATCTATCACGAACGTTTGGTCGAATGTCTAAAGGTTCTGAAATATGGCAAACATATACCAACACTAAAGGAACTGCATATAATGATGCTGAAATATGGATATTGGGGTGAGTTtgataaatacaattttaattaaatataaaattatactaaaatttgtatttttttgccAGGACCTCTAACATCTTATGGTGTATTAGTTGCCACCATATTTCCAAGCGACAAGGATGCCAATATAAATATGATGCTTGCTCCTGGACCAGAGGGCGATGCTATGCGTCAAAAGACCTTTTCTAATCCCTACTATGCCAGGGCCATGGAACAATTGTTACCATTCTTTGAGAGCAGAGGGCTCCTCAAACCTGAATAGATATGCCAATttgtgttattgttgtttgtaaTTGTGATACTATTatcattaaaagaaaatatgtaattttgtATGAGAAAACGTTGAATATTTTCCGTATCAATTATATCCTAAGGTAAGACTAGCTATATTTACAGTAAATATGGTCAAAATTCACTGTCTGCAGCTCTCTAAAAAACTAAGAACAATTTTGGAAGAGTAACATATTGATATAGtttataaatgaaattgatCAATTCTGATAAATTCATTTATTGTGACGCACATTGCAATTAAGagacaataaccaacaaatagttttttttttttttgtgtgtatacATCTATCAATTTATGAGTTAATATAGATGGTTTGTTCGTTGTTTACGATTTGTTTAGATATGTGAACGTACAATTTATTGCATAGTCATCGAATCGTTAGAGAAAGCAAATTCATGGTGGtagtttttcttaaaaaaaggGGTTTCAAATGCATTAAAAATACCATTTTTTGTCAAAAGTTATGGCTGTAGATGAGGCTATGATTAGTATATAAAATAGTTATTATAATAGCACACCACGcccataaaataaaactaaaactttGCCTTGTCACGCTAGACTATGTGTATAAGCCCAAACAACTAATTAATTGTTGAgatcaatttataaataaatatgaataaTTTGACTCGAAAGTTTGAAGTTCAAACTagtttttgtattgtttttaaagtatgcttaatattaaaataattattattgtaGACACgcgggtgtgtgtatgtatataattacTTTTTAAGTACTATCGACAAAGATATGAAGAACAAATAacgtttaaaaaattttaagtgtAGTAAAACATGATTATAACGATGACTTTGTGATTTTAAAGAGCttaaaagttagttttgtatacCCTACAACATGGGTACTATGAACTTTAAGCAACTGTTTGTGACGAGATGAACGAAACAATCGTGAACTAATCTTTAGTCAAAGTGAACGGTTAAATTAATCTTATGACATTGAAAGCGTATTAAAAGCTTGTTGTGTCAAGAGATAACCCGGCCCACTGAACCTTAATAAGCTTTTTTGAAAAGCTACCAAATTATTACTATAACACAAATTCTTTGGGTTGGTTTCAATCAGTTGTGCAGATAATATCGTACGATAATGTCGTCTGTGGAGATAGAGAACCCTAACAAAGATTTACGGATACCCGAATGGATTAATCCGGAGTATTTTGATAAGATTCTACAAAAAGATGAACCAAACTATGTTAAGATCTTGAAATTTACACCTGTGGCAGCCATTCCGCCAGGTGAGAACTTCACCTCAACCATGCTGCGTATACATTTTGATCTGCAAATGAAAGGTGAGTAACTATCGATGCATAACGAACAAATCGTACAGAAGAAACATTCAATGGCAACTAATCTTGATCTTTTCCGATTAGATGGCACCACAAAGCATAAaacttatatatttaaaacgGAACTGGCAACAGAACGCGGCGGCAAGGAAATTAAAATGGCTGGCATTTTCAAAAAGGAACTGAAAATGTATCACACATATTTGCCAGCATTCGAGGCACTTTACCATTCTGCTGGTTGGAGTCACATCCAACTGGCTCCCAGGTGTCTGCATGCCGAGGAGACTGCCGATGGCGATATCCATTTTGTTTTCGAAGACTTGGCTAAGCGTCAATTCAAGAATGTTGATCGCATCAAGGGTCTAGATATGGAGCATATGAAAAGATCGCTACATAAATTAGCCGAATTCCATGCGGCTAGTTCTGTTTATGTGGAGCAAAATGGACCACTGCCCGAGGAGTATAATGCCGGGTTTATTTCAGAGGCGAACCTAAATCTCAGTGTACAGGGTTTTAAGGTGAAAAATCGTACATACAAGAAGGCAATGGAAAATTGGGGTTTACCCGATTCTGAGAAGTATGTCAAGAGTTTTGTAAGTCATAATACACTTTCACTTCAATTAAGCTGAATAAACCTCAAGATGTCTTTTTTTCCTTAGCCAAATGCCCAACAATATTTGGAGATTTGCAAAAGTAATTTGAAGATAGATCCCCAAGAATTTAATACCCTTACACATGGTGATTATTGGTCTAGTAATTTAATGTGCAATTATCTGGAAAATGGAGAAATCGATCAGATTATCATGGTGGACTTTCAAATCGGCAAATGGGGTAGTCCTGCCCAGGATCTATTATTCTTTATAACGCTCTCAGCTGCCCAGGATATACGTCTAAAGGAGTTTGATAATTTCGTGCTTATCTACTGGGAACGGCTTGTCGagtgtttaaaatttttaaagtattCAAAACCATTGCCAAAACTAAGGGAACTGCAAATGTCATTATATAAGAAGAATAATACATTCTACGGTAATTTAACGGACTTTGCATATGTAAATCTCTTTTacctttttatatttttttatagcTTTTATGGCCATCTTTAATCATCTACCAGTTCTACAGTTTCCCACCGACAAGGAGTCAAATTTACATTCCTTAATGCGAGACGATGAGGAGGGCGACAAATTTCGCTTGCGATTATTTACAAATCCAGCATTTGCAAATATTATGAAGGATCTATATCCATTCTATTACAATCGTggcatatttcaattttcagaTTTTAATCAGGTCCTTATCAACTCAAAATACTAGCATTCCTCCATTTGTGAAAAATGGCAACTcactttttcattttgattgttGAATGACAAGTGTGTAAACTactaacaacaaataaaaacttaaggtgtggtaaaattttattttatctgTTGATAGTAAAACCTTTTATTTAAGAAATTAAATTCATGCTATGTAATTGTTGATAACAAGGAAATAgctttgaatttaaaattacgCAAACATTCGCACATGCAGATAACAGAACTCGGTTTCTATCTATTATATTTAGTGGGCAAGCTATAAAAATATCTCATCCAAATTGCTTGAAATTCAGTGTTAAGCGAACAAGTGGCCTATTCAGTTCTATTGCTGGGaagaaaagttttcatcttAATCTTAGCCATGTCTGATGAAATAATCAATCCCAACGAGCACCTCATTATACCAGATTGGATTAATGTGAAATATTTTGAGAAAGTTCTCAAACAAGATCAGCCGGATTATGTGGAGGTTCTTAAATTTACTCCAGTGGCTGCCACACCTCCTGGAGAAAACTTTACCTCTACGATGCTGAGAATTTATGTTGATCTGAAATTGAAAGGTTAAATAAGATCATAAATTATGGCCGATTATTATGTTTCTCACAtcgtttttaattttgtaGATGGCACAACTAAGACCAAAACATATATTTTCAAGACCATGTTGCCCAGTGACAGGGGCGgcaaagatattgaagaatttGGCCTATTCGACAAGGAACTGCTGATGTATCAGAGGTTTCTGCCCGCTTTTGAAGATCTTTATAAGAAAGCGGGTTGGAATGATATACAATTGGCACCCAAGTGTCTGTTAACTGAAGAACGAGAGGGAAATATTCACTTTATTTTCGAAGATTTGCGcgtgaaaaatttcaaaaacgtTGATCGTACCAAGGGGCTAGATATGGAACATATGACCAGATCCTTACACAAGTTGGCTGAATATCATGCAGCAAGTGCAGTCTACGCAGATCAAAATGGGCCCTATCCTAAGGAATTCGATTCTGGTTTTATTGTGCCCACTGAAAAGGCCAAAGATTTTCAATTGCAATTATTTAAACACAAAGAAGCGGCATATAAGAATGGTATTCAAAATTGGGGGCTACCTCCTTCCGACGCAGAGATTTACGTTAAGAATTTCGTAAGTTAACCTTGAGAAAAAATCTTAGgttataaattaataaatttcatttattttagcCAAGTATCGAGCAATATTGGGCACAAGCTAAAAGTACTCTGGAAGTTAATCCAAAtgattttaatgttttgaTTCATGGCGATTTCTGGTCTAGCAATTTAATGTGTAATTATCACAAGGATGGATCGATAGATCAGGTTATTTTGGTGGACTTTCAAATTGGAAAATGGGGTAGTCCCGTCCAggatcttttgttttttataatcATATCGGCTGCTAATGATATACGTCTCAAAGaatttgataattttgtgAGAATTTATTGGGAACGACTGGTGGAATGCCTAAAGGTATTACAATTTAAGAAACCAATTCCCAAACTGAGAGAATTACAGGCGGATATGTACAAGAAAAATAATTCCTTTTATGGTGAGTAGAtcataatatataaaatttatctaAATCTAATATTTCGGATTTTTTCACCAGCTTTCTTTGCCGTGCTGAACCACTTGCCCATCATTCTCTTTCCCTCTGACAAGGATAGCAATTTGCATTCTTTATCGGCCGAGACTGAGGAAGCGGAAAATTTAAGAATGCGTCTTTTATCTAACCCATCTTATGGCAAAGTGATGAAAGACATATACCCATTTTTATATAATCGTGGCTTATTAAACTTTAGTGACTACGATGAATGATTAATAAAAAGGTGCACATGCTTAACTCATATTATCAGTGAATGACAAGTTTTTTAACATTAGATCCAAGAGATTAGATGCTCTTGACGTTTTTGGACTACTTGATAATTGGTTGGTgaaaatataacataaataTAACATGTATCCTTTTCGAGTTTCCACAAAAAGACCTCTTAGCTGGATCATTTATTGATCCTATGAAGGGTATATTCCGCTAGTTGTGATTAATAAAAATCCCACTTATGAAGTTGCCACTTTAAGTTTTAATCACACATACCTTTTGTAAGAGTATAGGTAGGTAAATTTCAAATCAATGCATGTATATACAAATGATTATATTATCTGATCATCTTCATGAATATTGTtctatcaaaaaaaaaagtatgaattatgtttgttttatttgtttcaatAAAGTCAATTCATTCTATTGATAAGATAGAAGTGCCCGTTGATTCTAAATAGAGATGGGCATTGGCCTTCTATTTGAGGCACGGCACGGCCCAAGCACGTCTTGTAAAAACTGAGGCCCAACACGGAACAAGTATTTTCAAGAATTTTATTAATGCTTTTATTAAGTTAAACATTTATGTAAAAATAAGATTTTATCCACTTGGATAGCGACTTCGACTAGCGCTCAGAAAAACGTTCGCTGATTGCCAAACCggtatatttaaaatatttttttaattttccatgAATTTGGAAAACGGATTAGCACTTGTTGCGATAGCTTGGTTTTCAGGAGACTGCTGTACGCTCTGCTTGCTTTGGATATCTACTATCATGGCCTAACTGTTGCTTacttgctttctttttttttccaacaaaaaaatatttctttatacGGGGAATTCAAAAACAAGCCAACTAAGTGGACGGTAAATAGGGAAATTCCCGTTTCTAAGTCTTTCGATGTTTGTTTCTAAAAATCCTGAACAATTATAGAGTCAATAGAATTGCTTGAGCAGTTTTCAAACAACTTCTGCTATTTGTCACTGCTTAATTTTTTAGAGCACTCTTTAAAATCATTAAGGAAAGTAATCTGGATTTTAAATAAGGTAAAATGAGTTCGTTTTTAGTCAATGCACGGCCCATGCCCATCTCCAATTCAAAATGAATGCAATACACGCCCATTGATAAGAATTCGGGCCTCCATTCTTTATTACCTAATCGGCAAAATATAAAGAGGTTGaactaaaattattttgcttTCAGTGTTCAACTAACAAAAGGCGAAATTGGTTCTGTTGCTTAGTTTAGTATTTCAGAAAGTAACCATGACTGAGGAAATAATCAATCCCAACGAGCACCTTATTATACCAGATTGGATTAATGTGAAATATTTTGACAAAGTTCTTAAACAGGATCAGCCGGATTATGTGGAGGTTCTTAAATTTACTCCAGTGGCTGCCATACCTCCTGGAGAAAACTTTACCTCTACGATGCTGAGAATTTATATTGATCTGAAACTAAAGGGTAAAGGGAGACAAAGgacaaaatatacaataaataATCTATTTCTCACATcgtttgtaattttttgtagATGGCACCACTAAGACCAAAACATATATTTTCAAGACCATGTTGCCCAGTGACAGGGGCGGCAAAGATATGCAAGAAATGGGTTTATTCGACAAGGAATTGCTGATGTATCAAAAGTTTCTGCCCGCTTTTGAGGACCTTTATAAGGAAGCGGGTTGGAATGATATACAATTGGCACCCAAGTGTCTGCTTACGGAGGTACGCGAGGGAAATATTCACTTCATCTTTGAGGATTTGTGCGtgaaaaacttcaaaaatgTTGATCGTATCAAGGGTCTAGATATGGTTCATATGGAACGAGCATTGCATAAGCTGGCTGAATTTCATGCGGCAAGTGCAGTCTACGCAGATAAGAATGGTCCATATCCCAAGGAATTTGATTCCGG is a window encoding:
- the LOC6650995 gene encoding uncharacterized protein LOC6650995, producing the protein MSSVEIENPNKDLRIPEWINPEYFDKILQKDEPNYVKILKFTPVAAIPPGENFTSTMLRIHFDLQMKDGTTKHKTYIFKTELATERGGKEIKMAGIFKKELKMYHTYLPAFEALYHSAGWSHIQLAPRCLHAEETADGDIHFVFEDLAKRQFKNVDRIKGLDMEHMKRSLHKLAEFHAASSVYVEQNGPLPEEYNAGFISEANLNLSVQGFKVKNRTYKKAMENWGLPDSEKYVKSFPNAQQYLEICKSNLKIDPQEFNTLTHGDYWSSNLMCNYLENGEIDQIIMVDFQIGKWGSPAQDLLFFITLSAAQDIRLKEFDNFVLIYWERLVECLKFLKYSKPLPKLRELQMSLYKKNNTFYAFMAIFNHLPVLQFPTDKESNLHSLMRDDEEGDKFRLRLFTNPAFANIMKDLYPFYYNRGIFQFSDFNQVLINSKY
- the LOC6650996 gene encoding uncharacterized protein LOC6650996; translation: SVLSEQVAYSVLLLGRKVFILILAMSDEIINPNEHLIIPDWINVKYFEKVLKQDQPDYVEVLKFTPVAATPPGENFTSTMLRIYVDLKLKDGTTKTKTYIFKTMLPSDRGGKDIEEFGLFDKELLMYQRFLPAFEDLYKKAGWNDIQLAPKCLLTEEREGNIHFIFEDLRVKNFKNVDRTKGLDMEHMTRSLHKLAEYHAASAVYADQNGPYPKEFDSGFIVPTEKAKDFQLQLFKHKEAAYKNGIQNWGLPPSDAEIYVKNFPSIEQYWAQAKSTLEVNPNDFNVLIHGDFWSSNLMCNYHKDGSIDQVILVDFQIGKWGSPVQDLLFFIIISAANDIRLKEFDNFVRIYWERLVECLKVLQFKKPIPKLRELQADMYKKNNSFYAFFAVLNHLPIILFPSDKDSNLHSLSAETEEAENLRMRLLSNPSYGKVMKDIYPFLYNRGLLNFSDYDE
- the LOC6650994 gene encoding uncharacterized protein LOC6650994, which encodes MSPNTKSEKPQNPNEFLQIPKWINEDYFRPIVEKDVSNFASIVNFTPVAATQPGENYTSIMVRVYVDVLLKDGSQEQVSYILKTMLESSVGSEMVNDMGLFPKEKKMYEVHIPQFMKLYKEAGVDNIELAPKCVHIEETPERTTLVLEDLTRQGFKNVDRLKGFDMPHIRRVLHKLAEFHAASARNFELNGPYDEIFLSSIYTEKSKPIFINIGKMRTPQFHAAIRSWNIPEEDAERYIKQMSTEEAAFEGAIKVAKVDENEFNVLNHGDSWSNNYMFNYKANREINRSIFVDLQMCKWGSPAQDLWYMLVTSASLDIKVKEFDRFIQIYHERLVECLKVLKYGKHIPTLKELHIMMLKYGYWGPLTSYGVLVATIFPSDKDANINMMLAPGPEGDAMRQKTFSNPYYARAMEQLLPFFESRGLLKPE
- the LOC6650993 gene encoding uncharacterized protein LOC6650993 → MSSGSELNKPVNPNEYLDIPKWINEDYFRPIIEKDVANFASIVNFTPVAATAPGENYSSIMVRVVADILLKDGSQKQVSYILKTMLESKAEIFSTTNLFSKEKKMYEVHIPQFIKLYKEAGVDNIELAPKCVHIEVTPERTTLVLEDLKRQSFQNVDRLKGFDMPHIRRVLHKLAEFHAASAKNFELNGPYDEIYAENIFTETIRPLFVDLYNHRQEQYFKAMRTWNLAKDEIEKYIANYLTGEENFDASVKVSQVDENDFNVLNHGDSWSNNYMFNYKANGEINRSIFVDLQMCKWGSPANDLWYMIVTSASLDIKVKEFDRFIQIYHERLVECLKILKYGKYIPTLKELHIMMLKYGYWGPITANGVLAISSLPTNKDASIKMMAEPGPEGDAYRYNMYSNSIYARAMEILLPFFESKGILKGD